In Quercus robur chromosome 10, dhQueRobu3.1, whole genome shotgun sequence, a genomic segment contains:
- the LOC126701503 gene encoding probable receptor-like protein kinase At5g61350, with the protein MRGNKCRASWSQPYFSFSIIFLSSFFLFNLTKFASAKSNASSTFTPSDNYLIDCGSTQETRLKDGRTFKSDHDATSLLQTEEDVQASVDSISINVSSSISPSSLPLFRTARIFLQDSTYTFFVAEPGWHWVRLYLYPIDHPSYNLTEAVFSVFSGKIVLLHQIQIQDNTSLVFKEYLISVSGRLSLQFKPKKGSFAFINAIEVVSAPDSLITNIATSVSPLGDFNGLSNSAFQVCYRLNVGGPTITSENDTLSRTWEPDGKYNKFLQGSKNASVSGKIIKYPESGATPYIAPSSVYASAVHIEDPLTMQPNVNLTWKLNVDPGYSYLIRLHFCDIVSKVLNSLYFNVYINTMVGVSALDLSSLTNALDTAYYKDFVLNGDAITNDSILVQIGPYQSQSASLDAILNGLEIMKMNNEANSFEGLFTVDGSYKGPNSTTKKLKIVAAVGLALAVAAMLLLAMVFVRWQKRPEGWEKRNSFSSWLLPLHRSNSSFLSSKSSSRRSSQYGSRKSKNGYSTYFSTQGYGRLFTIYELQNATQNFDEKTVIGVGGFGKVYLGELEDGTKIAIKRGTSGSEQGITEFKTEIEMLSKLRHRHLVSLIGFCDEQSEMILVYEYMANGPLRDHLYGTNLPSLSWKQRLEICIGAARGLHYLHTGAALGIIHRDVKTTNILLDENFVAKVSDFGLSKAAPTLDQTHVSTAVKGSFGYLDPEYFRRQQLTEKSDVYSFGVVLFEVLCARAVITPSLPREQVSLAEWAMQCHRKGTLEKIIDPHIASSIDPGSLKKYVEGAEKCLAEHGVDRPGMGDVLWHLEYALQLQEASSQIAPPEDSSEMILASEKPSSNSSGPSEEQVVVVVYDNLELSPGSPLFSQIKNFQGR; encoded by the coding sequence ATGAGAGGAAACAAATGTAGGGCTTCATGGTCTCAACCCTACTTCTCATTTTCTATTATCttcctctcctccttcttcCTATTCAACCTCACAAAATTTGCTTCAGCCAAAAGCAATGCATCTTCAACATTCACACCTTCTGATAATTATCTCATTGATTGTGGGTCGACCCAAGAAACCCGGCTTAAGGATGGCCGGACTTTTAAGTCTGATCATGATGCTACTTCTCTCTTACAAACCGAAGAAGATGTACAGGCTTCTGTTGATTCCATTTCTATCAATGTCTCTTCCTCCATATCTCCTTCGTCTTTACCTTTATTTCGCACTGCAAGGATCTTTCTTCAAGATTCCACATATACATTCTTTGTTGCCGAACCAGGGTGGCATTGGGTTCGCCTTTACTTATACCCAATTGATCACCCCTCATACAATCTAACAGAAGCTGTTTTCTCTGTCTTCTCTGGTAAAATTGTTCTCTTACACCAGATCCAAATCCAGGACAATACTTCATTGGTGTTCAAAGAATACTTGATCAGTGTTTCTGGAAGATTATCCCTTCAATTTAAGCCCAAGAAGGGTTCTTTTGCATTCATCAATGCTATAGAGGTTGTCTCAGCTCCTGACTCGCTAATCACCAATATAGCAACCTCAGTTTCTCCACTTGGAGATTTTAATGGGCTGTCTAACTCTGCTTTCCAAGTATGTTACCGGTTAAATGTTGGAGGGCCAACCATAACATCTGAAAATGATACATTGTCAAGGACATGGGAGCCTGATGGCAAGTATAACAAGTTCCTACAAGGGTCTAAAAATGCATCTGTGTCTGGCAAAATCATCAAATACCCGGAGAGTGGGGCTACTCCATATATTGCTCCGAGTTCAGTTTATGCATCGGCAGTGCATATAGAAGATCCACTTACAATGCAACCGAATGTAAACCTCACATGGAAACTGAATGTGGATCCAGGTTACTCCTATTTGATCAGGTTGCACTTCTGTGATATTGTGAGCAAGGTCCTCAACAGTTTATACTTCAATGTATATATCAATACTATGGTGGGAGTGTCAGCTCTTGATCTCTCGTCCCTCACCAATGCTCTTGACACTGCTTATTACAAAGACTTCGTGCTCAATGGGGATGCCATCACAAATGATTCCATTTTGGTTCAGATTGGCCCGTATCAATCTCAGTCAGCCAGTCTGGATGCAATTCTTAATGGATTGGAGATCATGAAGATGAACAATGAGGCGAATAGCTTTGAAGGATTGTTTACTGTTGATGGATCATACAAGGGACCAAATTCAACaacaaagaaattgaagattGTAGCTGCCGTTGGCCTTGCATTGGCGGTGGCAGCAATGTTGTTGCTGGCCATGGTTTTTGTCCGGTGGCAGAAGAGACCCGAAGGTTGGGAGAAGCGAAACAGCTTCTCATCGTGGCTCCTCCCACTCCATCGCAGTAACTCTAGTTTCTTGTCTAGCAAAAGCAGCTCTCGTAGGTCTAGCCAATATGGTTCTCGCAAGAGCAAGAATGGTTACTCTACTTACTTCTCAACCCAGGGTTATGGCAGGCTCTTCACTATTTATGAACTACAGAATGCTACacaaaattttgatgaaaagaCGGTGATTGGTGTTGGAGGGTTTGGAAAAGTGTATCTTGGAGAGTTGGAGGATGGAACTAAGATTGCCATTAAACGAGGAACCTCAGGTTCTGAGCAAGGCATTACTGAATTCAAGACAGAAATAGAGATGCTCTCCAAGCTCAGGCATCGCCACCTTGTTTCGCTAATTGGGTTTTGCGATGAGCAATCAGAGATGATCCTCGTATATGAGTACATGGCTAATGGACCGCTTCGTGACCACCTATATGGTACAAACCTCCCTTCTTTGTCATGGAAACAACGGCTTGAAATTTGCATAGGTGCTGCCCGTGGATTGCATTATCTTCACACTGGTGCAGCACTAGGTATAATACACCGTGATGTAAAGACAACAAATATTCTTCTTGATGAGAATTTTGTGGCAAAAGTTTCTGATTTTGGCTTGTCCAAAGCTGCACCAACATTGGATCAAACGCATGTAAGCACAGCCGTGAAGGGTAGCTTCGGGTACCTTGATCCTGAGTACTTCAGGAGGCAACAGCTTACCGAGAAATCTGATGTGTACTCATTTGGCGTAGTCCTTTTCGAGGTATTATGTGCAAGGGCTGTCATAACCCCATCACTGCCAAGGGAACAGGTCAGTTTGGCTGAATGGGCAATGCAGTGTCATCGGAAGGGCACACTTGAGAAGATAATTGACCCTCATATTGCAAGCAGCATAGACCCTGGATCATTGAAGAAGTATGTGGAAGGAGCAGAGAAATGCCTGGCAGAACATGGTGTTGATAGGCCTGGAATGGGAGATGTGCTGTGGCACTTAGAATATGCCCTGCAGCTTCAGGAGGCATCCTCACAGATTGCTCCTCCAGAAGATAGTAGTGAAATGATCCTTGCTTCCGAAAAACCAAGCAGCAATTCTTCTGGTCCTAGTGAAGAgcaagttgttgttgttgtttatgatAATTTAGAACTATCACCTGGTTCTCCTTTATTTTCTCAGATTAAGAATTTCCAGGGAAGGTAA